The following coding sequences are from one Nymphalis io chromosome 17, ilAglIoxx1.1, whole genome shotgun sequence window:
- the LOC126775140 gene encoding uncharacterized protein LOC126775140 codes for MIDNKAPFNPKKYLNKDLVDKPPPLDVWVQGTIEQTVGNDILIISDISGRVKVVKCQSADGIVDKTSLRKGTYCCILGVATKTRGLPEVQAIKFVDLTSQPQMKIAWESEVREAELVLKGKLTPEI; via the exons ATGATTGACAATAAAGCACCCTTtaatccaaaaaaatatttaaataaagatcttGTTGATAAACCACCACCTCTTGATGTGTGGGTACAAGGTACGATTGAACAAACTGTtggaaatgatattttaattatttccgaTATATCTGGAAGAGTAAAAGTTGTAAAATGCCAATCAGCTGATGGTATTGTGGATAAGACCTCTTTACGTAAAG GTACTTACTGCTGCATATTAGGTGTAGCGACTAAAACAAGAGGTTTACCAGAAGTTCAAGCAATAAAATTTGTTGATCTAACATCACAGCCACAAATGAAAATCGCATGGGAGAGTGAAGTTAGAGAAGCGGAATTAGTATTAAAGGGAAAACTCACGCCAGAgatttaa